One genomic region from Nostoc sphaeroides encodes:
- a CDS encoding nitroreductase family protein yields MSSITQTQALDVPSAIAQRRSIKTFKTDPIAPELLKQLVELTVAAPSSFNIQDWQIILVQDEAQKAALAAASWNQQQIVQAPVTFVFAADPNVGERDLTPIFERATETGAWNEGTVNYFRSAIPQFQAGLGDKRREYAIKDAIIAATHLVLAAESLGLSTCFMNGWIEDQVKQVIGAGDNPDLAIAILVPVGYAAEPRLNPGRLPFSSNVSVDRIGNPYAG; encoded by the coding sequence ATGAGTTCCATCACCCAAACTCAAGCTTTAGATGTACCAAGTGCGATCGCTCAACGTCGTTCCATCAAAACTTTTAAAACAGACCCCATCGCCCCAGAACTGCTTAAGCAACTGGTAGAGTTGACTGTGGCAGCGCCCAGCAGCTTTAATATCCAAGACTGGCAAATTATTCTTGTGCAAGATGAGGCACAAAAAGCAGCACTAGCAGCAGCATCGTGGAATCAACAGCAAATTGTCCAAGCACCTGTAACTTTCGTCTTTGCCGCCGATCCTAACGTAGGCGAACGAGACTTAACCCCAATTTTTGAGCGGGCAACTGAAACTGGGGCATGGAATGAAGGCACGGTAAACTACTTTAGAAGCGCCATCCCACAATTTCAAGCTGGGCTTGGCGACAAACGACGCGAATATGCAATCAAAGATGCCATCATTGCCGCAACTCATTTGGTGTTAGCAGCAGAAAGTTTGGGATTATCCACTTGTTTTATGAACGGTTGGATTGAGGATCAGGTAAAACAAGTGATTGGTGCTGGAGATAATCCAGATTTGGCGATCGCTATTTTAGTTCCTGTTGGCTATGCAGCCGAACCACGCTTAAATCCCGGCCGTTTGCCATTCTCTTCCAACGTCTCTGTAGATAGAATTGGCAATCCTTACGCAGGGTAG
- the trxA gene encoding thioredoxin, protein MSSITNVTEATFKQEVLESEIPVLVDFWAPWCGPCRMVGPVVDEVAAEYEGQVKFVKLNTDQNPTVASHYGIRSIPTLMVFKGGRQVDTVVGAVPKTTLNKTLAQHL, encoded by the coding sequence ATGTCATCCATTACAAATGTCACAGAAGCCACATTCAAGCAAGAAGTCTTAGAAAGTGAAATTCCAGTATTAGTGGACTTTTGGGCGCCGTGGTGCGGCCCTTGCCGGATGGTGGGCCCAGTCGTCGATGAAGTTGCTGCTGAATACGAAGGACAGGTGAAATTTGTGAAGCTGAACACAGATCAAAATCCTACTGTCGCCAGCCATTATGGAATTCGCAGCATTCCGACGCTGATGGTTTTTAAAGGCGGTCGGCAGGTCGATACTGTCGTCGGGGCAGTTCCAAAAACTACCTTGAATAAGACCTTAGCACAGCATCTTTAA
- a CDS encoding nucleotidyl transferase AbiEii/AbiGii toxin family protein — translation MTFRLEHHNQILTVLECLDSDILRKGSAYFGGGTLIAFEFDEYRWSKDVDFIASVGTEGYKYLRTVVFDGGHEALFSDLSKIQIGRSTTDQYGIRVIVFVDDMPIKTEIIAETRFQLDPPRYLNWSPVPCLSFNDCFTSKLLSNSDRYADDSVEARDLIDLAVLRLRSPIPQVSIEKAEKAYQVMRPLERAIALFQERPDYREKCFLSLQVDQAQIPKIIDGIDLLSMDVGLSHTPRTFREQHDVFADLETQIEKPEDS, via the coding sequence ATGACCTTCAGGCTAGAACATCATAATCAAATTCTCACAGTTCTTGAATGCTTAGATTCTGACATACTTAGAAAGGGTTCTGCTTACTTTGGTGGCGGAACCCTTATTGCATTTGAGTTTGATGAATATCGCTGGAGTAAGGATGTTGATTTTATCGCTTCTGTTGGTACAGAAGGCTACAAATACCTGCGGACAGTTGTATTTGATGGTGGGCATGAAGCATTATTTAGTGATTTAAGTAAAATCCAAATTGGACGTAGTACAACTGACCAGTATGGAATTCGGGTGATCGTTTTTGTGGATGATATGCCGATTAAAACAGAAATTATTGCCGAAACTCGTTTTCAACTAGACCCACCAAGATATCTAAATTGGTCACCCGTTCCCTGCTTAAGCTTCAATGACTGCTTTACCTCTAAGCTGCTGTCAAATTCTGACCGTTACGCAGATGACAGCGTTGAGGCAAGAGATTTAATTGATCTAGCAGTTCTCAGGCTACGATCGCCAATCCCTCAAGTATCAATTGAGAAGGCAGAAAAAGCATATCAGGTTATGCGCCCTTTGGAAAGAGCGATCGCACTATTTCAGGAAAGACCAGATTACAGGGAGAAATGCTTTCTCAGTCTGCAAGTTGATCAAGCTCAGATACCCAAAATTATCGACGGTATTGATTTGCTATCTATGGATGTAGGTTTATCTCACACTCCAAGGACTTTTCGAGAACAACATGATGTCTTTGCTGATTTAGAAACACAAATAGAAAAACCAGAAGACTCTTAA
- a CDS encoding SDR family NAD(P)-dependent oxidoreductase, with product MDLKLHGKSALVSGSTAGIGMAVALGLAQEGASVIINGRSEERVAQAIAKIKHSTSEAKVSGVVADTGSASGVEKLFQEVPHVDILINNLGIYEPKSFFDITDKDWLNIFEVNVLSGVRLSRQYLQKQLEQNWGRIIFISSESAIQIPVEMIHYGTTKTAQLAIARGLAEMTVGTGVTVNSVLPGPTRSEGVEEFINNLAQERDIDRAQVEAEFFQNVRPSSLIKRFATNEEVAAIVVYLSSPVASATNGAALRVDGGIIRSIV from the coding sequence ATGGACTTGAAATTGCATGGTAAATCCGCGCTGGTGAGTGGTTCAACCGCAGGTATTGGAATGGCCGTCGCTCTTGGGTTAGCTCAAGAGGGTGCATCAGTTATTATTAACGGTCGGTCTGAAGAACGGGTAGCTCAAGCGATCGCTAAAATTAAGCATTCTACATCTGAGGCGAAAGTTTCTGGTGTGGTTGCTGACACAGGTAGTGCATCAGGGGTAGAGAAACTCTTTCAAGAGGTTCCTCACGTTGATATCCTGATAAACAATTTAGGTATTTACGAGCCAAAAAGCTTCTTTGATATTACTGATAAAGACTGGTTAAACATATTTGAGGTTAACGTCCTGAGTGGAGTCCGTTTGAGTCGGCAATATCTGCAAAAGCAGCTAGAGCAAAACTGGGGGCGGATAATTTTTATCTCCAGCGAGTCTGCGATTCAAATTCCCGTGGAAATGATTCACTACGGCACAACTAAGACAGCGCAGCTAGCCATTGCACGAGGTCTAGCAGAAATGACTGTCGGGACTGGAGTCACGGTAAACTCAGTCCTCCCAGGGCCAACCCGTTCAGAAGGAGTTGAAGAGTTTATCAATAACCTGGCGCAGGAACGCGATATTGATCGCGCCCAAGTCGAGGCTGAGTTTTTTCAAAATGTGCGTCCAAGTTCCTTAATCAAACGCTTTGCAACTAATGAAGAAGTAGCAGCGATCGTAGTTTACCTTTCTAGTCCCGTAGCTTCAGCAACTAATGGTGCAGCTTTGCGGGTAGATGGTGGTATTATTCGGTCGATTGTTTAG
- a CDS encoding ArsR/SmtB family transcription factor has protein sequence MRFLYHPDRKNISLPGVLYALGDPVRLEIVRRLATEGEQCCASFDFAIAKSTMSNHFKILRESGIVLTRKEGTHHINILRREDLELLFPGLLDAVLKAAQPLPIEPASSKQTAFRI, from the coding sequence ATGAGATTTCTTTATCATCCAGATAGAAAAAATATTTCTTTACCGGGAGTGCTGTATGCATTGGGCGATCCAGTGCGGTTAGAGATTGTGCGGCGGTTGGCGACTGAGGGGGAACAATGCTGTGCCAGTTTTGATTTTGCGATCGCTAAGTCTACTATGTCCAATCACTTTAAGATTTTGCGGGAGTCGGGGATAGTCTTGACACGCAAAGAAGGCACACATCACATTAACATCCTGCGGCGTGAAGATTTAGAGTTGCTGTTTCCAGGGTTGTTGGATGCGGTATTGAAAGCCGCTCAACCATTGCCTATTGAACCGGCGAGTAGTAAACAAACAGCTTTTAGGATTTAG
- a CDS encoding DJ-1/PfpI/YhbO family deglycase/protease — MTDHNNHSGKKKVAILIEQAVEDAEFTVPYNGLKQAGIEVVVLGSRINEKYKGKRGKLSIQADGTTTEAIAAEFDAVIIPGGMAPDRMRRNINTVRFVQEAIQQGKLVAAVCHGPQVLIEGDLLKGKQATGFIAIAKDMINAGAKYLDESVVVDGNLITSREPGDLPIFTTAILSRLGYGGKDAALPNEKDTSAEWWKLADAWGGSTKGEITKGLNNALAGERYSLEAFENYLQKESDSEVNSVFQEIIANKQRHIQKLETYLQLLGEKPSLGANIANQYAKVKTALTGSDDIYQLRSALGDVQTGIGDIGNLSAMFTDPVATAIFKEIYDDLLKYEQRLVELYRARIGTQIQAPKPTTGAAVSM; from the coding sequence ATGACTGACCATAACAATCATTCCGGTAAGAAAAAAGTTGCCATCCTTATTGAACAGGCAGTAGAGGATGCAGAATTTACAGTCCCTTATAATGGACTAAAACAAGCGGGAATCGAAGTAGTAGTCCTTGGTTCCCGAATAAATGAAAAATATAAGGGTAAACGCGGCAAACTTAGCATCCAAGCTGATGGTACTACCACAGAAGCGATCGCAGCTGAATTCGACGCGGTGATAATTCCCGGTGGGATGGCTCCCGACAGAATGCGGCGCAACATCAACACAGTCCGCTTTGTCCAAGAAGCTATACAACAAGGAAAATTAGTTGCTGCTGTTTGTCATGGGCCACAAGTTTTGATTGAAGGCGACTTACTTAAAGGCAAACAAGCCACTGGTTTTATCGCTATTGCCAAGGACATGATTAACGCTGGCGCAAAATATCTAGATGAGTCGGTGGTAGTTGACGGAAATTTGATTACATCCCGTGAACCGGGAGACTTGCCAATTTTCACCACAGCTATATTAAGCCGTTTGGGTTATGGTGGCAAAGATGCTGCATTACCAAATGAAAAAGACACAAGTGCAGAATGGTGGAAACTGGCTGATGCTTGGGGTGGCTCAACTAAAGGTGAGATCACCAAAGGTTTAAATAATGCCCTTGCTGGTGAACGTTATTCGCTAGAAGCATTTGAAAACTACTTGCAAAAGGAATCAGATAGCGAAGTAAACTCAGTCTTTCAAGAAATAATTGCTAATAAACAGCGCCACATTCAAAAACTGGAAACTTATCTTCAGCTATTGGGCGAAAAACCTTCTTTAGGCGCAAATATTGCCAATCAGTATGCCAAAGTGAAAACTGCCTTAACAGGAAGTGATGACATATATCAGTTACGTTCTGCTTTAGGTGATGTGCAAACTGGTATCGGCGATATTGGCAATTTGTCTGCAATGTTCACTGACCCAGTAGCAACTGCTATTTTCAAAGAAATTTACGACGATTTATTGAAATACGAACAGCGATTAGTAGAACTGTATCGGGCGCGGATAGGTACTCAGATTCAGGCTCCTAAGCCCACTACAGGGGCTGCTGTGTCAATGTAA
- a CDS encoding orange carotenoid protein N-terminal domain-containing protein yields the protein MTFTQTSDPTIREHVQAWQQLGVDQQLALFWFIYKEMGGSITPAAPGASTVSPEIAEGLFNQVKELSHEQQLQVQRDLINKVDTQISREYGSLGDTTKLLFWYRLSQGMDQGTIIPIPSDYELPSECKALFGRIQGLGFEQQITLFRDYVSPMGAEAKAGAEI from the coding sequence ATGACATTTACACAAACTAGCGATCCAACTATTCGTGAACATGTTCAAGCTTGGCAACAGTTGGGTGTGGATCAACAACTAGCTTTGTTTTGGTTCATTTACAAAGAAATGGGTGGCTCAATTACGCCAGCCGCCCCTGGTGCTAGCACTGTTTCCCCAGAAATCGCTGAAGGTTTGTTTAATCAAGTGAAGGAATTATCTCATGAACAACAATTACAAGTTCAGCGTGACTTGATTAATAAAGTGGATACCCAAATTTCTCGTGAATATGGTTCTTTGGGTGATACCACCAAGTTACTATTTTGGTATCGATTATCTCAAGGTATGGATCAAGGTACTATCATTCCTATACCTTCTGACTATGAACTTCCCTCAGAATGTAAAGCGTTGTTTGGCAGAATTCAAGGATTAGGTTTTGAGCAACAGATTACTCTTTTCCGTGATTATGTTTCGCCAATGGGTGCCGAAGCAAAAGCAGGTGCTGAAATTTAG
- a CDS encoding alkene reductase, protein MTSDINLFSPYQLGNLELPNRIVMAPLTRNRAGKGNVPHQLNATYYVQRASAGLIISEATQVTPEGQGYPATPGIHSPEQVEGWKLVTDAVHQEGGRIFLQLWHVGRISHPDLQPNGALPVAPSAIAAKGDAATYEGPKPFVTPRALETSEIPQIVEQYRQGAANALAAGFDGVEIHSANGYLIDQFLRDRTNQRTDKYGGSIENRTRFLLEVTQAVTSVWDSNRVGVRFSPSGTFNDIGDSNPLETFGYAAQALNQFNLAYLHIYEATEADIRHGGIIVPTNHIRDRFTGTLIVNGGYTREKGDAVLANNAADLVAFGTLFLSNPDLPRRLALNAPLNEANQATFYGGGEEGYTDYPFWSAANEPVAKA, encoded by the coding sequence ATGACTAGTGATATCAACTTATTCTCTCCTTATCAATTAGGGAATCTGGAACTACCTAACCGGATAGTAATGGCACCCTTAACCCGAAATAGGGCAGGTAAGGGAAATGTACCACACCAACTGAATGCTACCTACTACGTGCAACGTGCTTCCGCCGGACTGATTATTTCTGAAGCAACACAGGTAACTCCTGAAGGACAGGGTTATCCTGCTACACCAGGAATTCATTCGCCAGAACAGGTGGAGGGCTGGAAGTTAGTAACCGATGCTGTACATCAGGAGGGAGGAAGAATTTTTCTGCAACTATGGCATGTAGGCAGGATTTCTCACCCTGACTTACAACCAAATGGAGCTTTACCTGTGGCACCTTCTGCCATTGCTGCTAAAGGTGACGCCGCAACTTATGAGGGGCCTAAACCCTTTGTTACTCCCCGCGCTTTAGAAACTTCGGAAATACCGCAGATAGTAGAACAGTATCGTCAGGGAGCGGCAAATGCTCTAGCGGCTGGGTTTGATGGGGTAGAAATTCACTCAGCTAATGGTTATTTAATAGATCAATTTCTGCGCGATCGCACCAATCAACGTACAGATAAATATGGCGGTTCCATTGAGAATCGTACCCGATTCCTGTTGGAGGTGACACAGGCAGTAACTAGTGTGTGGGATTCTAACCGAGTCGGGGTACGTTTCTCTCCCAGTGGGACTTTTAACGATATAGGTGACTCCAATCCCTTGGAGACATTCGGTTATGCGGCTCAAGCATTGAACCAGTTTAATTTGGCATATCTGCATATTTATGAGGCAACAGAGGCAGATATTAGACATGGCGGGATAATTGTACCGACTAATCATATACGCGATCGCTTTACAGGTACACTCATTGTTAATGGTGGTTATACTCGTGAAAAAGGCGATGCTGTACTGGCAAACAATGCAGCAGATTTAGTTGCCTTTGGCACATTATTTTTATCAAACCCAGATTTACCCCGACGCTTGGCTTTAAATGCACCACTAAATGAAGCAAATCAAGCAACCTTTTATGGTGGCGGTGAAGAAGGATATACAGATTATCCATTTTGGTCGGCTGCTAACGAGCCGGTAGCTAAGGCGTAA
- the shc gene encoding squalene--hopene cyclase: protein MQTQDRVKVNQVATAIAASQEYLLSIQNPVGYWWAELESNVTITAEVVLLHKIWGTDQTRPLHKVAAYLRQEQRQHGGWELFYGDGGELSTSVEAYMALRLLGVPATDPAMIRARKFILQRGGISKTRIFTKLHLALIGCYDWRGIPSLPPWIMLLPKAFPVNIYEMSSWARSSTVPLLVVCDRKPVFITDPTINLDELYAEGVDQVRWKLPQSGDWTDLFLTLDKGFKLAERLNLVPFRQEGIKAAEKWILERQEATGDWGGIIPAMLNSMLALRCLDYDRNDPIVERGLQAIDNFVIETENSYRVQPCISPVWDTAWVMRALVESGFAADHPAVVKAGEWLLQKQILDYGDWAVKNRQGKPGAWAFEFENRFYPDVDDSAVVVMALHVAKLPNEEIKQAAIARALNWIASMQCKPGGWAAFDLDNDQDWLNSIPYGDLKAMIDPNTADVTARVVEMLGACDLSIDSDNLERSLTYLHSEQETEGCWFGRWGVNYIYGTSGVLSALALIAPQKHKLSIERGAAWLVGCQNPDGGWGETCRSYNDPSLKGKGNSTASQTAWALIGLLAAGEATGKLALEVIERGIGYLVATQQPDGTWFEADFTGTGFPCHFYLKYHLYQQYFPLIALGRYQTVINTNSV from the coding sequence ATGCAAACACAAGACAGGGTAAAAGTCAATCAAGTTGCAACAGCGATCGCAGCTAGCCAAGAATATCTGCTTTCAATTCAAAATCCCGTAGGTTACTGGTGGGCAGAGTTAGAATCTAATGTCACCATCACTGCTGAAGTCGTGCTTTTGCATAAGATTTGGGGAACAGACCAAACCAGACCTTTGCACAAAGTTGCAGCCTATTTGCGTCAAGAGCAACGGCAGCATGGCGGCTGGGAACTTTTCTATGGTGATGGCGGAGAACTTAGCACCTCGGTTGAAGCCTACATGGCGCTGAGACTGTTGGGTGTACCAGCAACCGATCCGGCGATGATTCGGGCGCGAAAGTTTATTCTGCAACGGGGTGGTATTAGTAAAACTCGGATTTTTACTAAGTTGCACCTAGCCTTGATTGGCTGCTACGACTGGCGCGGTATTCCCTCGCTACCACCTTGGATAATGCTGTTGCCCAAGGCTTTCCCAGTTAATATTTATGAGATGTCTAGTTGGGCGCGTTCCAGCACTGTACCGTTGTTGGTTGTGTGCGATCGCAAACCTGTTTTTATCACTGACCCAACTATCAACCTAGATGAACTATACGCTGAAGGTGTCGATCAAGTCCGGTGGAAATTACCCCAAAGTGGCGATTGGACTGATTTATTTCTCACCCTCGATAAAGGGTTCAAGTTGGCAGAAAGGCTGAATTTAGTTCCCTTTCGTCAAGAAGGCATCAAAGCTGCCGAAAAATGGATTTTAGAGCGCCAAGAAGCTACAGGTGACTGGGGCGGCATTATTCCGGCGATGCTGAATTCAATGCTGGCTTTGCGGTGTCTAGATTATGACCGAAACGACCCCATTGTAGAACGAGGTTTGCAAGCAATTGATAACTTTGTCATTGAAACAGAGAATAGTTATCGGGTACAGCCTTGTATTTCACCCGTCTGGGATACAGCTTGGGTGATGCGTGCCTTAGTAGAATCTGGCTTTGCAGCAGATCATCCAGCTGTGGTAAAGGCTGGAGAATGGTTGTTGCAAAAACAAATTTTAGATTACGGAGATTGGGCTGTAAAAAATCGTCAGGGAAAACCAGGGGCTTGGGCGTTTGAGTTTGAGAATCGCTTTTATCCCGATGTAGACGACTCGGCTGTGGTGGTGATGGCACTACATGTTGCAAAACTCCCTAATGAAGAAATTAAGCAGGCTGCGATCGCACGGGCGTTAAACTGGATTGCATCTATGCAATGTAAACCAGGCGGGTGGGCTGCTTTTGATTTAGATAACGATCAAGATTGGCTTAACTCCATCCCTTATGGTGACTTGAAAGCGATGATTGATCCAAACACCGCAGATGTTACGGCTAGAGTCGTAGAAATGCTGGGTGCTTGTGATTTGTCAATTGATAGTGATAATTTAGAGCGATCGCTTACTTATCTTCACAGCGAACAAGAAACCGAAGGCTGTTGGTTTGGTCGTTGGGGTGTCAACTATATCTACGGCACCAGTGGCGTTTTATCAGCGTTGGCGTTAATTGCTCCTCAAAAGCATAAACTCAGTATAGAACGGGGAGCAGCTTGGTTAGTTGGATGTCAAAACCCAGATGGAGGTTGGGGTGAGACTTGCCGCAGCTACAACGATCCTAGTCTTAAAGGAAAAGGAAATAGTACTGCATCTCAAACTGCTTGGGCTTTAATTGGCCTATTGGCAGCAGGTGAAGCAACTGGTAAATTAGCTCTTGAGGTGATTGAGCGGGGAATTGGCTATTTAGTGGCAACTCAACAGCCCGATGGTACTTGGTTTGAGGCTGACTTTACAGGTACTGGCTTCCCCTGCCATTTCTATCTCAAGTATCATCTGTATCAACAATACTTTCCTTTAATCGCTCTAGGTCGCTATCAAACAGTGATTAATACCAATTCTGTATGA
- a CDS encoding DUF6335 family protein has product MAKKNHNEEIETNDLPQEITESYGTGVKDLPGYNIGGSSMRAERQEYTETSPELTGGDVDAYWQDADAVGDEAVGGSTSTPDKNVTEELEAAVGLEMDDSEFLHTNDILEERDGDRWELDPKSSEDYQDR; this is encoded by the coding sequence ATGGCAAAAAAAAATCATAATGAAGAAATTGAAACCAATGATTTGCCACAGGAAATTACCGAATCCTACGGTACTGGTGTGAAAGACTTGCCGGGATACAATATTGGTGGTAGCTCAATGAGAGCAGAAAGACAGGAGTACACAGAAACTAGTCCTGAACTCACGGGTGGCGATGTTGATGCTTATTGGCAAGATGCAGATGCAGTTGGGGATGAAGCTGTTGGTGGTAGTACTTCCACTCCCGATAAAAATGTAACTGAGGAACTAGAAGCAGCCGTAGGGCTAGAAATGGATGACTCTGAGTTTCTGCATACTAACGATATTTTAGAGGAACGTGATGGCGATCGCTGGGAGTTAGATCCCAAATCTTCTGAAGACTATCAAGATCGGTGA
- a CDS encoding orange carotenoid protein N-terminal domain-containing protein gives MTSTNVNFLEQSVSKFQSLNTDDRLTVLALLYTEICDEIPALCLNDVTNEKTANLVAQIQNLPQAEQLFALRQLVNQDEVGQTAIPTEEYTSMSADDKLAFWYHLAQNLGTTIIGVPDDYIPSEKATEVIDLLHTPNIEDLVTFFKRVL, from the coding sequence ATGACTTCTACCAACGTCAACTTTTTAGAACAAAGTGTATCAAAATTTCAGAGTTTGAATACAGACGATCGCCTGACTGTGCTAGCCTTACTTTACACTGAAATTTGTGACGAAATTCCGGCGCTCTGCCTCAATGATGTGACAAATGAAAAAACTGCGAATTTAGTTGCACAAATTCAAAATCTACCCCAGGCGGAACAGCTTTTTGCTTTGCGTCAGTTGGTAAACCAAGATGAAGTGGGGCAAACAGCAATTCCTACTGAAGAGTATACTTCAATGAGCGCTGACGATAAATTAGCTTTTTGGTATCATCTCGCCCAAAACTTGGGAACTACAATTATCGGTGTACCAGATGACTATATACCTTCTGAAAAAGCTACAGAAGTAATAGATTTACTTCACACACCCAACATTGAGGATTTAGTGACTTTCTTCAAACGGGTGCTGTAA
- a CDS encoding glycosyltransferase, which yields MDVIVLGLMLLSLTIWLGLLCFWGQFWRTDQQLEVTETQLKSLPVVCAVVPARNEAQLLPTTLRSLLLQDYPGSFNVFLVDDRSTDQTANFAEGVAHAVGKPQQLHIISGESLPNGWSGKLWAVEQGINSASKFAPDYFFLTDADIEHDPGNLRRLVAKAVQEDLDLVSVMVRLRCESFWEKLLIPAFVFFFQKLYPFRWVNNPNNPTAAAAGGSILIAREALERIGGIKVIRQALIDDCALAQSVKSIRRVGDWESWRHTNSSFPSTPSSPSSPSSSSSPSSSPTGRIWLGLSTLTRSLRPYNSLATIWDMVARTAYTQLNYSPLVLLGTLVGMPLIYLVPPVCVILGAVWGNCAIALTGILGWLLMTFAYYPTIRFYKCSVWFAFSLPAIAFLYTLMTLDSALRHWQGRGGAWKGRVYPSRDNL from the coding sequence ATGGATGTAATTGTATTAGGATTGATGCTGTTATCCTTGACAATTTGGTTAGGATTACTGTGTTTTTGGGGACAGTTTTGGCGGACAGATCAGCAATTAGAGGTTACAGAAACTCAGCTAAAATCGTTACCTGTGGTTTGTGCCGTCGTTCCAGCCCGTAACGAAGCCCAATTGCTACCAACTACGTTGCGATCGCTCCTACTCCAAGACTATCCTGGTTCTTTCAACGTGTTTTTGGTAGACGATCGCAGCACAGACCAAACAGCAAATTTTGCCGAAGGAGTTGCACACGCTGTAGGTAAACCTCAGCAATTGCATATTATCTCAGGTGAATCACTACCGAATGGTTGGTCGGGCAAACTTTGGGCAGTTGAGCAAGGTATAAACAGCGCTAGTAAATTTGCACCTGACTATTTTTTCCTGACCGACGCAGATATCGAACACGATCCTGGTAATCTCCGCCGACTCGTTGCTAAAGCTGTGCAAGAAGATTTAGATTTGGTTTCGGTAATGGTGCGACTCAGGTGTGAAAGCTTTTGGGAAAAACTTTTGATTCCAGCTTTCGTGTTTTTCTTCCAAAAACTCTATCCTTTTCGCTGGGTAAATAATCCCAACAATCCCACAGCAGCAGCAGCCGGGGGATCTATTCTGATCGCCCGTGAAGCTTTAGAGCGAATCGGAGGTATTAAAGTCATTCGCCAAGCTTTAATCGACGATTGCGCCCTGGCTCAATCCGTCAAAAGTATTAGGAGAGTAGGAGACTGGGAGAGTTGGAGACACACTAATTCTTCCTTCCCCTCTACTCCCTCATCTCCCTCATCTCCCTCATCCTCCTCATCCCCCTCATCCTCCCCCACAGGGCGTATCTGGCTAGGATTGAGTACCTTGACTCGGAGTCTGCGTCCCTATAACTCGCTGGCGACGATTTGGGATATGGTGGCTCGTACTGCTTATACCCAACTGAATTATTCTCCATTAGTACTATTGGGAACTTTGGTAGGAATGCCTCTGATTTATCTAGTTCCACCTGTGTGTGTAATTCTAGGTGCAGTTTGGGGCAATTGTGCGATCGCACTTACAGGTATATTAGGATGGCTGTTAATGACTTTCGCTTACTACCCAACGATCCGCTTTTATAAATGTTCTGTCTGGTTCGCTTTTAGTTTACCTGCGATCGCTTTTCTTTATACTCTGATGACTCTAGACTCAGCCCTACGTCACTGGCAAGGGCGCGGCGGTGCTTGGAAAGGAAGAGTTTATCCCAGCCGGGATAATTTATAG
- a CDS encoding SRPBCC family protein, whose protein sequence is MTSTSGNKQSTSQTEASEVERWASLIGGGAMVLMGLRQGSLRGALTALAGGGLVYQGATKQSTIQKAQEVIGINQPIKVEKTVTINKSAEELYRFWHDFENLPTFMKHLKSVKVHNEKRSHWIANAPLDNTVEWDADILEDRENEFISWASVEGADIDNSGFVRFKKAPGDRGTEVKVVLEYNPPGGALAATVAKLFGEEPEQQIGDELRRFKMLMEAGEISTTEGQTSGRK, encoded by the coding sequence GTGACTTCAACATCAGGGAATAAACAAAGTACCAGTCAGACTGAAGCTAGTGAAGTAGAGCGTTGGGCATCTCTCATTGGTGGCGGTGCGATGGTGTTGATGGGTTTAAGGCAAGGTTCATTGCGGGGAGCGCTGACAGCTTTAGCAGGTGGTGGTTTGGTTTATCAAGGTGCAACCAAGCAAAGCACAATCCAGAAAGCACAAGAAGTAATAGGGATAAACCAACCCATCAAAGTTGAAAAGACGGTAACAATTAATAAATCGGCAGAAGAATTGTATCGCTTTTGGCACGACTTTGAGAATTTGCCTACATTTATGAAGCATCTCAAATCTGTCAAAGTGCATAATGAAAAACGTTCTCATTGGATTGCCAATGCACCCTTGGATAACACCGTAGAATGGGATGCAGATATTCTCGAAGACCGGGAAAATGAATTTATTTCTTGGGCTTCTGTAGAAGGTGCAGACATTGATAACTCTGGTTTTGTCCGCTTCAAAAAAGCACCAGGCGATCGCGGCACGGAAGTTAAGGTTGTTTTAGAGTATAACCCCCCTGGTGGAGCATTGGCAGCTACCGTAGCTAAACTTTTTGGTGAAGAACCAGAACAGCAAATTGGTGATGAATTACGCCGCTTCAAAATGCTAATGGAAGCAGGCGAAATTTCCACAACCGAAGGTCAAACTTCTGGACGCAAGTAG